Proteins from a genomic interval of Oscillatoria salina IIICB1:
- a CDS encoding GIY-YIG nuclease family protein, with protein MNTQTEIPTLASLEYLPYLNENGQISEELPGKIGVYAIFDENKILQYVGYSRDIYLSLKQHLVRQIQKCYWLKILTIERPRRTFLEEIRDRWIAENNSLPVGNGSDEANWNQPIDAKVTMTEEEKEAYQQAEDIKKIKLLKNVARRLEAEILEQLKSRNVQMETRFNPKLKEQGLLDLK; from the coding sequence ATGAATACTCAAACGGAAATTCCTACGCTAGCAAGTTTAGAATATCTTCCTTACTTGAACGAAAATGGTCAAATTTCTGAAGAATTGCCCGGTAAAATTGGCGTATATGCGATTTTTGATGAAAACAAAATTTTACAGTATGTAGGCTATTCTCGCGATATTTATCTTAGTTTAAAACAGCATTTGGTGCGCCAAATTCAAAAATGCTATTGGCTGAAAATATTAACAATTGAACGTCCGCGTCGAACATTTTTAGAAGAAATCCGCGATCGCTGGATTGCGGAAAATAACTCTCTTCCTGTTGGTAATGGTAGCGACGAAGCAAACTGGAATCAACCAATTGACGCTAAAGTAACCATGACTGAGGAAGAAAAAGAAGCATATCAGCAAGCTGAAGACATCAAAAAAATTAAGTTATTGAAAAACGTTGCGCGACGATTAGAAGCCGAGATTTTAGAACAATTGAAGTCTCGAAATGTCCAAATGGAAACTCGTTTTAATCCGAAACTAAAAGAACAAGGTTTACTCGATCTAAAATAA